A window of Nicotiana tabacum cultivar K326 chromosome 24, ASM71507v2, whole genome shotgun sequence contains these coding sequences:
- the LOC142178046 gene encoding uncharacterized protein LOC142178046 produces the protein METAYSNINGQIWMLFDAVVEWELVEDTEQQVTVKVFHHELGQHMIMTFVYAKCSPVERLELWDHLYYLASDMEFPWLEGGDFNVLLHEYEKIGGLPVHPPEYEDFVFYINSCGLFDQGYKGSPFTWWNGRPNAECIFYRLDKILMNLPFQIMLPTIEVEHIIRTGSDHAPLLMTCGEKIANFVKPFKFLNFWTKHDTFIDAVRQNWEVDFIGDPFLMFKQKLKKVKAALSKWSREIFGDIFKQLAILEDISRVKEMLFEEKPTIENRIVLQKAQSKLKKYLSIEEQYWKQKAGMA, from the coding sequence ATGGAGACTGCCTACTCAAATATTAATGGACAAATATGGATGCTCTTTGATGCAGTGGTGGAATGGGAACTAGTGGAGGATACGGAGCAACAAGTGACTGTGAAAGTATTTCACCATGAATTGGGGCAACACATGATAATgacatttgtttatgcaaaatgctcACCAGTAGAGAGGTTGGAATTGTGGGATCATTTGTATTATTTAGCAAGTGATATGGAGTTTCCATGGTTGGAAGGAGGGGATTTTAATGTATTGTTACATGAATATGAGAAGATAGGGGGACTCCCAGTACATCCTCCTGAATACGAGGACTTTGTCTTTTATATCAATTCTTGTGGCTTGTTTGATCAAGGGTACAAAGGGAGTccatttacatggtggaatgggagacCTAATGCAGAGTGTATATTCTATAGGTTGGACAAGATCCTGATGAACTTGCCATTCCAAATCATGTTGCCAACAATTGAAGTGGAACATATTATTAGGACTGGATCAGATCATGCACCTTTACTCATGACATGTGGGGAGAAGATTGCCAATTTTGTAAAGCCAttcaaatttttgaatttttggacaAAGCATGATACATTCATAGATGCGGTGAGGCAGAATTGGGAAGTTGATTTCATAGGAGATCCATTTTTGATGTTCAAGCAGAAGCTCAAGAAGGTGAAGGCAGCTCTTTCAAAATGGAGTAGAGAAATATTTGGAGACATCTTCAAGCAATTGGCTATCTTGGAAGACATTTCTAGGGTAAAGGAGATGTTGTTTGAAGAGAAGCCTACAATTGAGAATAGGATTGTTCTTCAAAAAGCTCAATcaaaattaaagaaatatttgagtATTGAGGAGCaatattggaagcaaaaagctGGGATGGCTTGA